The Mucilaginibacter sp. PAMB04168 genome contains the following window.
GCAGGGCGAGTTTTTTTGCGGCTTTGAGTGGTTCGGCGTCGGGCATATAAATATTTACCTGTGTTGTATGATGTGTAAATTAGCTGTATCTCCCGACTTGGTTTTAATCGCCCTCTTCAACAATATGAGCAACGCGGCCAATCTGCCCGTCTTCCAGCCTTACCTTAATGCCACGGGAGTGAAAGGCAGCACTGGTAAGCAAATTACTCACAATGCCACGGGTTAGCTTGCCGCTTCGCTGATCTTTTTTCAAAATAATATCTACCTCAAGGCCGGGGTAAATGTCTTTGCGGTTTTGTCCGTTCATCGGTATTCTTATTTCACTAGTTGTTCAATAGCATCAGCTACTTTATCAAATTTAAAATTTTGCAGCAGGGTATGCATAGCCTGCGTAATATGCTCGGTGCCTAAGTTGCCTATGCTGCCTTCGTGGGTGTGGTTAACTGTTTTGTCGGGGTTGAAGTTTCCCTGTTCAATTGCCAGGCCTACTTGTTTGTATGCATCACGGAAAGGTACGCCTTCCAATACCTGGCGGTTAACTTCTTCTACGCTAAATAAATAGGCATAGCGCGGGTCATCCAAAATATTGGTTTTAACTTCAACATGCTGCAGCATAAAATGCGCCATATGCAGGCAGCTCTTCAGCTCGGCAAAAGCGGGGAACAACAATTCTTTTAACAACTGCATTTCGCGGTGATAACCCGACGGTAAGTTGGTGGTCATCATGGCCACATCATTAGGTAGGGCTTGCAGGCGGTTGCATTTACCGCGCATAATTTCCCAAACGTCGGGGTTCTTTTTATGCGGCATAATGCTGCTGCCGGTAGTTAGGTTTTCGGGGTAACTTACAAAGGCGAAGTTTTGGCTTAGGTACAAGCACTGGTCCATAGCCATTTTAGCCAGCGTTGCTGCTACCGCCGAAAGTGCCTGTGCAATGATGCGCTCTGTTTTACCACGCCCCATTTGGGCATATACTACGTTGTAGTTTAAATTATCGAAGCCCAATAATTGGGTTGTGAGCGTGCGGTTGAGTGGGAACGATGAGCCATAACCTGCTGCCGAACCCAATGGGTTTTTATTGGTGATTTTGTAAGCCGCCAAAATTAATTCCAGGTCATCAACTAAACTTTCTGCATAAGCGCCAAACCACAAACCGAATGATGATGGCATGGCCACCTGCAAATGTGTGTAACCTGGTAATAAAACTGCTTTATGCTTTTCGCTAAGTTCGGTTAATAAGGTAAACAGGTGTTGCACTTCTTCAACCACCTGTTGCAACTCATGGCGAAAAAATAGTTTCAGATCAACCAATACCTGGTCGTTACGTGAGCGGCCGCTATGAATTTTTTTGCCTGCATCGCCAATACGTTTGGTTAACAGCATTTCTACCTGCGAGTGTACGTCTTCTACGCCGGCTTCAATTTCAAAATTATTTTCCTGAATTTCTTTGTAAATGGATTTAAGCTCACCTTGAACCAGTTGGAGGTCTTCTTTGCTCATCAGACCAATGCTTTGCAGCATTTGGGTATGTGCCAGAGAGCCCAGCACATCAAAAGCGGCCATTCGCTGATCAAATTCGCGGTCGCGGCCTACGGTAAAGCTTTCAACCAGTTCGTTTACATTTGTAGTTTTTTGCCACAGCTTACTCATGCTGCAAATATGTGTAAATCTGCATACAATTACACATTTTAACGCATAATTGCATTATATGCTTAGTCCTCAATCTTAGAGTGCTTGCGCGTA
Protein-coding sequences here:
- the argH gene encoding argininosuccinate lyase, with amino-acid sequence MSKLWQKTTNVNELVESFTVGRDREFDQRMAAFDVLGSLAHTQMLQSIGLMSKEDLQLVQGELKSIYKEIQENNFEIEAGVEDVHSQVEMLLTKRIGDAGKKIHSGRSRNDQVLVDLKLFFRHELQQVVEEVQHLFTLLTELSEKHKAVLLPGYTHLQVAMPSSFGLWFGAYAESLVDDLELILAAYKITNKNPLGSAAGYGSSFPLNRTLTTQLLGFDNLNYNVVYAQMGRGKTERIIAQALSAVAATLAKMAMDQCLYLSQNFAFVSYPENLTTGSSIMPHKKNPDVWEIMRGKCNRLQALPNDVAMMTTNLPSGYHREMQLLKELLFPAFAELKSCLHMAHFMLQHVEVKTNILDDPRYAYLFSVEEVNRQVLEGVPFRDAYKQVGLAIEQGNFNPDKTVNHTHEGSIGNLGTEHITQAMHTLLQNFKFDKVADAIEQLVK
- a CDS encoding YwbE family protein — its product is MNGQNRKDIYPGLEVDIILKKDQRSGKLTRGIVSNLLTSAAFHSRGIKVRLEDGQIGRVAHIVEEGD